Genomic window (Muntiacus reevesi chromosome X, mMunRee1.1, whole genome shotgun sequence):
CCCACCAACCTTTGAAGTAAGCACTGGAGGAAATATttgtctcattttacagatgaggaaacagactcagagaagacTGATTGTTTCAAGTCACAGGGTTTGAAGGTGGAGGGGCCTGAATTCAAAGTCCAGTGGATCTCAAGGCCGCCAGTCCTGGAGAAGCCTTGATGCCAGAAGATGGGGCTGCTTAATAGCTGAAGAGAAAGAGACAAGAGCAGGGATCCTAGGGAACAGGCTAGTTGGGGCACAGACAGTATCAGAGGTGGGCTTTTTATTCTGTCTCTTGTTTTTCTCAGTTCTGATGCTGAGTGGGTGCATGTGAGGGAGGTTTCAGGACACCTCTCCCCAGGGCCTTCCCTACCTTTGGGGTCATTGGGGTCATCTCCTTGTAACCCCAAGGTAAAGTCAGAGAAGAGCTGGAAAGAGAgatgaaggaagaagagggaTCCAGAAAACAGCCAAACaggcacccacacacacaaacccatcaCTCCAAGCACTGACCAAGTCAGGAGCAGGAGTCACACAAAAGTCCTCTTGTTCACCTGTTCCACACCTTCCAACCAGACTGAGAGGCCATGGAGGATGCCTGTCAAGTTACCACCAGCTCTTGGGCCTCTGAGAAGCCAAACTTGGTCTTGTACTGGTCAAACAGTTGGCGCAGGGCATCCACATAGATTGCGTGGTATTTAGCCACGGTCTTCTTGCTTGGGTTCTCAATCTTGGGCAGTGGTAGAGGCTTCCCAACTGCCAGGGGAGATGGAGAAGTTAAAGGAAAGAGCATCAGAGTGGCTCACTCCTCAGAATTGGCCTCCAGCCCAGGTTCTCCCCCATGCTTCCCCCCACCCTACACACATCCtggccagcctccctgcctctgaaCATGGCCAGAGCCAAGGTTTAGTATTGGAACCAGATCCTGTGTCCTAGACGTGACTGCCAGCTGAAGAGACCACTTACCAATGGTGGTAATAGGCCGAGCATAGGGCAGAAAGCCCAGGGAGTTCTCAGTGAAGCCACGCCCATAGAAAGCACAAGGGTAGATGTGCACCATACTCTGGAACCACTTTTGGAAGCGATTGATGAAGCCCCCCGGGGTGAAAATGTACTGATTGTAGAGTTCTGTCTCCCCAAAAGAGTAGGCTGGAATTAGAGCCACCCTGAAGAAGAAAAGCATATTCTCTGATGGTTAGAAATGTAGGGCCCCTACCAAAAGTGAGACATGCTGACCACCAGTGCTCCCTAGGTCTCCTTGTAAGTTCCTTCAGCCCTTAACCCAGCTGGACCCAGGTCCAAGCTAAGTGGAATCAATGCGTGGTCTACCCCAGGCTGCCTGCAAGCTAAGGGAAGCGagtcccattgtgtgtgtgttagtcgctctgtatgtccaactctttgtgatcccatggactgtagcctgccaggcttccctgtccatgggattctccaggcaagaataccggaatgggttgccattcccttctccaggggatcttcctgacccagggaccgaacctaggtctcccgtatcataggcagattccttaccatctgagccaccagggacaccccagTGAGTCCCAGACCCTTCTGTAAACCCACATTGTCTGAGACACTGGAAGCTAGGAGCCAAGGGCCATTTCTTCTTGGTTTCTTCCCTTTCACCCACATGGGAATTTTGGCTTTCTCTGACATACAGTTGCAGCCAGTCACCTTTTTATAGAGAGACTGGTCCAGATGAGATGCTAGTCTGAGGCAGATCAGGTTCCAGGCTGGCCTGCTGGCCTTTCTTCAAAAGCAAAAATGCCTCTAGAACCTGACCCAGCCTCTACTCCACCACAGAAGCGGTTTTACCCCTCCCTCTTTAAATATCATTTCCTCAAAACCTCGTCCTCCTTCCCTGCTGGGCTTTTGGATCCCATTTCCCCAGTCTGGACCAGAAGTGTCCTTACCCATGCCGAAGGGCTGTGCGTACGAAGCCAGTGCGGCTCTTCAGGAACAGAGTGGTAGATCCAGGCAAGCCATATTTGCACTCAGCCAGACCACCAACCACCACCATCAGCATGTTGCCTGTGCCTCTACGGGTAAGCAAGAAGTCTATGGAGGATTGGCTCACAGAGCAGGCCCCTGGTGGTCAGGAAAAACCAAAAGATCATTGGTGACCTACTAAACCTCTTAACTTTCCTCCCTACTTCTAAGGTGGGAAGAACCCTCCTTAGGGAAGGGCTCTCTTAGGCAGCTGAGCCTAAGGTAGCTTTTCAGACCAGAGGGGATCACAGAGCCGGCCTTGTTCTCACCTATTCACCCAATACTTCTTTCTCAGGCAGCCATGTATTTCTTCAGCTTTCCATCCCAGGAGCCAACTCACCTACAGACATGACATATTCTCTGAGGAAAGGCACCCAGAAAAAGGCCCCCAGTGTGAGGATATAAGGAGTCATGCCAGGGAACGTCTTGGAGAAGCCTGACATCTCTGTGGCAAAGTGGCCAAACCATGAATGGGACATGACCCCATGAGGGTGGCAGGCGACGATGTAGTTGAGGCTGGGGGAGAGATCATGAGTCTTCAGAAGCTGTGGAGGAAAGTGGAGTCAAGAGAGATATAGCCAAGGAAGAGTTCCTCTCTTTTGGCCAGAGACCTAGAAAGGAAAGGGCTGCCATGTCTGGCCGTGCAGATGGGGTAACACACAACTCTGGGGAGCTTCATTCACATGGGCCTCAATGTGAATGatgcccccgccccctgccctgaCCCAGCTGCTGCCACAGGGAGTCAGGACTGGACCTGGGGCCCAAGTGGGGATCTGGGACTCCTCACCTTGAGTGGGAAGTAATCACAGTACTGCTTCCACAGGCACCATTGCCTCACGCAGGTAAACCGGCGGCCACCTGAAAACAAAGCTGATACAGCTGAGCTTTGTCCACCCTGTTGTCTTCTTCAGAGTCCTTTAGGGCCTGTCTCAGGGTGCCCTCACCCCTTATTGTTTCCTGCCCCCTTAAGTGACAACCAGGCTGGGAATGAACTTCAGGGCCTGTTTGGGACAGCCCTAGCTCTCTGCTGTACTAGCCGCCCCTCCCCTAGCCCACTCCAGTTCCCACCTGGGCCTCACTAGCGTCTTGAAAAGACCCCTTCCCTCACCTCCAGCCCAGACAAGGTCAGGCTGAAAGGCTGCCAGGGAACTGGCTGGAGtataaggagagaaagaaagagcatgTGGCGAGTGGCAACAGCCCTTCCAGGGCCCTCACCTCTCTCAGGGGTCTTCCAGTCAAAAGTCAGCCAGGTGAGGATGAGCACAGTAATGGGCCAGTACGGCGTGAACACCACCAGGTAGAGGTTGACAGCGATCACGGTGATTACTGGAGGGAGCCCAGGCCAGAGTAAATGAATTGCAAACAGTGCCTCACACTTGCCCTCCCTCTGGGGCTATGTCTACCCCAAGGTAACAAGCACTCTCAGCCGGGCTCACATGACCCTCTTACCTCCTCACTCCAGCACATTGCCTGCATGCCCAGAGCCCCAGCATCTGCTCTAGCCTTGGGAACTTGTTTTGAGTCTAGGAGACAAGGTGTTTTCCTCCCCCACTGTGCTCCATGCAGTCAGCCCTCTCCCCCCAGGACCTGCACCAGCAGCACtctgggctgcagtcaatggcaGGGAGCCAGTGGTGGCTCACATTGATTTGGCCACCAGAATTTAGGAGTCCTGGAGAGACAGAGCCAGGAACAGTCTTCCTCCAACTCTCCATAACATCTCTGAGAAGGTGAACAGAATGTCAGAGAAAGAGGATGATAACTAACCTTCAGCCAGGTTGGGAGCATGCAACTTGGCATGTACCAGAATATGGTATGGACCATGCTGAGCTCTAACAAAATAGGAACAATGTAGGTTAGAGTAGTTAGGACAGACTTCATGGAGGTGAGTCACAGGGAGCCATGCTCAGGATTCTTACTggactcattttttttaataactgtgaATAAGACAGGTAGAGAAAGGGGGTCAAAAGAAAGGTTAGAAAAGACATGAAGCACTCCTAATTGAACATGGCAGAATGAACACAAGTTTTATCATGACTCCTTGCTGCAGCCTCATGAAAATTATCACAAGGATGTTTTAAAAGATAGAGATTCTGCAAGGAAAAAGAATCAGAGAGATGCCAAAGGTGACTGAAAGCTATCAGCAAAATGTTTGCGTGCTGGACAGTGGGCAGAGGAGGGATTAACTGACTGAGAACAAGAAAGTTGAAATGTAGTGACTTGCAAGGGGGAGTGTCTACAAGAGTAAGCCTGTTTCCACTGGAGAATCTAGGAAAGACTCAGAATTTGGAAACACCAAGTGTTACAAAAAGCAGATGTAACAGGGCTTAATGGAAAGTCTATCAAAGAAGTAGCTAAAACCCCAGACCTCTTCTCCTTCACTATATAGCTGGGCAATGGGAGGATTATTCTCTGAAATAAAATGAACCAAAGAGACTCTAGACTCAGATACTTACACTAGACACAGATAGGATATTCTATATGCAGCCAAATTATTAATCAAGTATGAAGAGAGAATAAAGACAATTTCAGACATATAGTCAGAGAGTTTGTTTCCTACATCCCTTTCTCAGGAAACTACTGGAGGATGTGCTCCACAAAAATGAGGGAGTAAAGCAAGACAGAGGATAGCATGGGAGCCAGGTAAAAAGAAATCCAGCAAAGGAAGGAAGTGAGCAGGGCCAGGAATAGAGTGAGGAGAGCGTGGCACCTAGGGCACAAAATTCAAGGAGACATTCACTCTCGGAGTCAGGCAAATACTGACCCAACACTTGCACAGTGCTGAGAATGAACACCTTCTTAGATTGTGCACCCAGGGTGCCTCACCGGCCCTGGAGGTGACAGTGGTGCATGAGACTGGACTGTAACAGGAGACTGCTGGGCTCCACCAGCGAGGTcctcaaggaaataaaaaatggtggtggtggtatgacaaaacccactgtaaaattaaaaaaaaaaaaacaataaaaacacaacaacaacaaaaaaaatggtgGTGGTGAAGGAGAGGAGACATGTAGATTCCTGACGTGTTTGTGGAGAGTTTGGGGATGAATTATTGATAACTGATAGATAACTAAGagataactaaaattttaaatgaggcaattaacccaatcaaaaaatgtgcaggatatcagacatttctccaaagaagacatacagatggccaaaaaacacatgaaaagatgtttaatatcactaattattagagaaatacaaatcaaaactacagtgaagtatcatctcacaccagtcagaatggccatcatcaaaaaatctatgaacaataaatactagaaaggatgtggagaaaaaggaactcttttgcactgttggtgggaaagtaaattggtgcaaccactatggagagtattatggaggctccttaaaaaactaaaagtagaacttccatatgatccagcaatcctactcctgggcatacatctgaAGAAACACATGGTCTGAAAGgttacatgcacctcagtgttcattgcagcactgtttgcaatagccaagacatggaagcaacctaaatgtccgttgacagaggaatggagaacaacagtgtggtacatatatagaatggaatagtactgagtcataaaaagaatgaaatgagtttgcattcccaccaacagtgtaagagggttcccttttctccacaccctctccagctgaaatgttgtgaagtaattggcctccaactaataaaataaaattaaaaaaaaaaaaaaaagaaaaaaaaaaaaaaaaaaagaatgaaatgataccATTTGTAATaacatggaaggacctagagattatcatactgagtgaagtaagtcacgcaaagacaaataccatatgacatcactcATATGCAAAACCtaagttttaaaaactgatatagatcaatttatttacaaggcggactcacagacttcaaaaacaaacgtGGTGATCAAAGGAGAAATATGGATGAGGGGAATGGATAGATTAGGAccttgggattaatatatacactattatatataaaatagataaccaacaaggatctactgaataccacatggaactctactcaatattctgtaatagcctatatatgcaaatgaatctgaaaaagaatgaatatatgtatatgtataactgaatcactttgctgtacacttgaaactaaacatagtaaatcatctatactccaacaaactttttaaataaaaaataaaggtaaaaaaataaaatgaagcaattaTGAATTCCAGAGAAAACAAGAAGTTGCACAAGAAAAGAACTATAATCATAGTGCACTAAATAGCTCAACTATGGAGAAGATTTACTAGTCATAGTTCGGGGTTTAAGTAGAACAACCTGGGTGGGGGAAAAGGCATATATTGAACTGAAATCTAATGTTCCATATTAGGAAATCAGTGATATTGCCTAAAATTGCTACATTGGAAAATagtaatatttagaaattttaaatagtaAAGTTTAGACATATGGAGGTAAATACCAGGAAAAAAGAGCTAACAAATTTGAGAATAGCAGCCTCTAGGGAACATATCTAAGTGTGGAGCAAAGGCCAGCACTTTCAGGTTTTGATGTACTTCTTACAAAACTAATTGACTttctcaagaaataaaaagaggcaTGGGTCTAGTCCAGAAGAGATTTGTTTCTTTTAGGCTTTGCTTGAACCCAGACAGTGTTGGGGATATCTTGGGAGGCAGTGCAGCTTCAGGTGGTGACACAAATCCTGCCCCTTAGCATGAGTATGACCACAAACAAGACTTTGAGCTTCACACTGGCCAAGTGGGGCTAGCAACACCAGCTTCCACCTTATCTTCCTCACAGACTTCGTGTGATGGTCTTGTCTCAAGGTCATCAGGGTCCAAATGGATATGATTCCATTGCAGATTTCATCTGGGAAAGCTTCGAGGGACAAATACTGGAACCATCACCTCCTGGGAGCCCAGACCCAACACTCTTCTATCTGTCCCAGGCTAACTCTCCATATAGCCCAAAGTCAAGCTCTAATTAAGACCCCTCTGGGAAACCTCTCTCTGTCTTCACTCTGCTTTCACCCACTCTCCTCCTCTGCTCCACCTGCTCCTTCTCTAGCTCACACGGATCCCTGAACCCTCAGTCTCgcctcctccctttctctctcccacaTCTTCTGATCATCAAGTCCTATGAACTCTACTCCAATTTCTTGAGTCCCTCTTCTCCCCTTCACAATTATGACTGGTCTGGGCCAAATCACCACAATCTCTGACCTGAATTAGAGTGAGTCTCTTCCTATAATCAGTTTGGTACCCAAAGCTGTAATGATCTCTCAAAACTACCAATCTGATGCCGTTGCCTTGTGTCCAACCCAGTCCTGGCTCCCATGGCCTTCAGGAAGAAGTTCAAACAATTCCATGATTGACAAACCCTGCACAATCTGTCTCCTGCCTCTTttgccagtctcctttgtcttCCCTCTCCCGCTCTTTCATCCTTTCATTCAATATATATTGAGCATCAGTTCTGCAGCTCTTACCCCCTCATCCTACTTAACCAATGGGCAGCTTCTTGAATGCTTTACACTCTCCCCTCATCTCAGCAATTGCCCACTCTCTTCCCTGAACACTCTTCCTTCTTCATCTATCTCTTACATGTCCTCTAAGAGTCAActcaaatttaatataaaaatggacaaaagtcaTGAATGAGCCGTTAACAGAGAGACAGATGCTAATTGCTAATAAATACATAAGAATACTTTATAATTAACAAAGTTGAAAATAAGGCTCATTGTTGTTTACACCTGTCACTCTGGTGGTGGCAGGAAGGAGTGTGCACGAGGCCTGTTCCCTTTCCTCCTCACTCAGTGGTCATCTCTGAAGCCACATTTTTCAGCATCACAGTTTTGAGGTGTCTCCATCAGCCTGAACATTTGTATCCACAGAGAGCAGAGACTCCCACCAACCTGTGTTTGGTGTTTAACATAAACAGGAAATAATCATTTGTTGagttaagccactgagatttccACATTAGTTGGTTACCATAGCATACATGGGCCAGTCCAATTATTCCACTCTCACatgctcattttacaaatgaagaaaataagactCAGAGAGGATCGATAAACTGCTCAAGGAGTACAGATAGTAAGGAGTAGAGCTGTGATTCAAAAACAGGGAGTCTGACTCAGAGACTAAGTTTTGCACATCCCTGTTTTTTTGCCTCTtggctatatgtgtgtgtgtacaggcatgatggtggtggtggtttaatcactaagtcatgtctgacttgcaatcccatggactgcagcctaccagactcctttgttcatgggatttcccaggcaagaacactggagtgggttgccatttccttctccagggtatcttcctgacccagggatcaaacccaagtctcctgcattgcaggcagtctcctgcctttcaggtggattctttacagactgagccagcaggaaagccctatacacacacacacacacacacacacacacacacacacacacacacacacatatacacacacacacatgtatatccatAATTTCTGgctgtgtacttagtcactcagccgtgcctgactctttgcgaccccatggactgtagcccagtaggctcctctgtatgaggattctccaagcaagaatactggagtgggttgccatgccctcctccagggaatattcccaacccagggattgaatccaggtctcccgcactgcaggtgaattctttagaaactgaacatcagggaagccccagtttctgGCTACATACACACAAACTGTTAACAGTGGTTACCTCTAAGGAGTAACATCCTGGACTAGACTGAGAAAGGGGAGCTACCAGCCTAGAGGTTCCATCCTCTAGCCTGGCCTGGGCTGTCCATACTGGTCATACTTCTTCCCCTAATATAGTGTCAGCTCCTAGGCCATGGGAACACGGTTGCAGTGAGGGGAGTGGGTGGTAACGAGGCAAGTCTGTGGAGATAGGACAAGAACTCAAGAAAGGGGACTCAGCCCTTCCTGAGGAAACGGCCCCAAGGACTGCGTCACATGGAAGGAGATTGAAAGGCCCAACTGGGGCCCTGGTCCTCAATAAGAGGTCATTTGGAGCGGACTTTTCTCCACTTTCAGTCAGGAATTTGTACATACACTGAAGGCCtagcttcctccttcctctctggcCTAACATGTACACTACAGCCATGTCCATATCCAGCCTCCAAATCAGCAGTAAATTAGGAGATGCAGGCGGTAGGGACAGGAGCTCATAGGCCAGAATCAGGCCCTTGTGGACTCAGGCACAAGCCAGCTCCTCCATTTTCTAGGTGTCCGATCTTGGATGGACCATTCAGATGGCATGTACCTCAGCTCCTTTATCTGTACCATGGAGATGATTAGCCATGTtaggtgcttagaacagtgcctggtgtgGGGGTAGAAAGCGCAAtcattatgtgtatgtgtagCTATTAGTATGTATTATTATGCACAATAATAGCTTCTGCCTTATAAGGCTGGCAGGAGGCTAAAATGAAACCATAGGTATGAAAATGCCTGGCACTAAGTAAGTAGCTGGTACATATAAATTCCTTTCTCCTGGCCTCTTCTAGCTCCAATTGCCCATCATTCCTAGGTtaacactgctttttttttcctcttagcatTAAGGGGTCCTGGTACTCACCCCAGGTAGGCCTCTGAGCTCCCCAGTCCCTGTTCTTTAGCCCACTCTCCCTATTGACCAGCAAGCCCCAAGCTCCCAAGGCCCACCTGCATTCTTCCTTCTCAGATATCTTCCAAGTAGGGGCATTTAGTTCATCCCCTTGCTTCTAGCCAATACTCACCCAAACCacttaaaaatgagaattttgttcCAGGTCCCCTTTCCATAGGGATGGTTTGCATCAGCACCTATAGCACCATGGCCAGCAACTAAGTAACTTCCACAAAGAATTTGTAGGGTGGGTAGAGtgaaaaatgaatggataaatggattAATTCTTTCAGACAAGAGATTTTCAGAGCTCCCTCTGCCACCAAGACAACTGTCTTGCTCCGATGGTCTGCTCAGGTCCCTGAGGTCATAGCTAAGCCCATTTCCTTGGCAGGCCTCAGTGGAACTGCTCCCCATCTTTCCCAAACATGCCTTCCAGGACCCAATGATGACTCAGGAGGGCTCACCACACACAACAGCCACAAGTGTGgctcacacacatgtgcacacacattccTGCACAAGCGTGCACCCAGACCCACATGCACACTCGCAGATCCCACAAGGACTGTGTCCAAGCATGTCAAGCTGGAGGCCGGGGTGGCCAACTGTCCTTATTCACCTGAGACAACCCTGGTTTCAGCATCCAGAGTCCCGCTAAAACCTATAACCTCTCAGTCCCAGGCAAACCAGGACATCTGGTCACCCTGCCAAAGGTTGAAGACTCACCGATAACAAAGGCACTAAGGGCCCACTGGAAAATAGCAAAGACCTCCAGGGAGATCTTGAGGTCCTTCTTGGAGGGCAAAACCATTTTGCCCAGGGTCCCTGTGACTCCAGGTAAGTGCTGTTCGGCTGTCCAGCCCCGATTGCTCAGGGACCAGTGGCGTTTCCTCcctttgtgctttatttttcagTCCCTGCCTAGtctccaccccctacccccaccacaGGACCGAAAGACATCAAACTGCCTCTGCTTGTCCAGTTCCTTCCAGCCATCTACCCACCTGTACTTTTACCCACTTGGGCAAGGCCTGGGCTGAGATTGTGACACCCACTTGCACACCTGTGTAGAGAAGTGTAGATGGAGCTCAGGTGTGGGAAGtgagtggaggtgggggtggggctgctgAGAGGCCTCCAGAGCCAATGTGGATGCGTGAGAGGGGTCAGGGAGGAATGCAAGGCACACGCGGCACCTGTAGCCGGCATTTCTGTTTGTGAGGCCCAGATGTTTATGGTCTCTTTCAGTGACAATGTGATTGCGGGGGAGGTCACAGGTCACAGCTAGAAATATCTTTGGCCTTTTGCTCAGTCCAGGAGCATTCATTACTCCCCATGAACAGACATCAGACGTGTATCTCTGAACTTACAGTGGGGGCTGAAtaaattttctattaaatgaataaacaaatgtgagtACATGTATCACATTGTTTTGTGTTCACGAAATCCTAGAACAGGCAAAACTGATCTATGATGAAAAAATTAGTGGCTGCTTCTGCTAGGAGATTGACCAGGAGGGGCATAAATGACATTTTGGGAGAGATTGACCAGAGAGGGGCATAAAGGACATTTTGGGAGTAACAAcaatattctctttttaatttttttttttgcttattttgggCTGCACtatgtttttgttgctgtgcatgggctttccctagttgctgaggtgggggctactctctatttgCTGTGTTCAGGCTTAaactcattgcagtggtttctcttgttgcaaaacatgggctctagggtgcaaggGATTCCATAGTTGTGGCTTGAGGACTcaattgccctgcagcatgtggaatcttcctggaccaggaatcgaacccatgtcccctgcattagcaggcagactctcaaccactggaccaccagggacatccaaTATTCTGTCTTGATAGACCTTTGAGTTACCCAGGTAAAAAACTCATTTgtcaaataatacaaatgaatgtatttgcaaaacagaaatagatccacaggcagaaaataaaactatGCTTAGCAAAAGagaaaggtgagggagggataaattaggagtttgggattaacaaatacaaactactatatgcaAAATAACTAACAAGAACTTATTTATAGcacaggaactctactcaatattctctaATAACCTATTTGTGAAATTGAATATATATGCGTATAActgagtcaccatgctgtacacctgaaactaacacgatattgtaaataaactatatttccatttctctttccataaaagagaaaaaaactcatttgtcaaaactcagcaAATGTACAATTAAGACTGGTGCATTTCTCTGT
Coding sequences:
- the AWAT2 gene encoding acyl-CoA wax alcohol acyltransferase 2, with the translated sequence MVLPSKKDLKISLEVFAIFQWALSAFVIVITVIAVNLYLVVFTPYWPITVLILTWLTFDWKTPERGGRRFTCVRQWCLWKQYCDYFPLKLLKTHDLSPSLNYIVACHPHGVMSHSWFGHFATEMSGFSKTFPGMTPYILTLGAFFWVPFLREYVMSVGACSVSQSSIDFLLTRRGTGNMLMVVVGGLAECKYGLPGSTTLFLKSRTGFVRTALRHGVALIPAYSFGETELYNQYIFTPGGFINRFQKWFQSMVHIYPCAFYGRGFTENSLGFLPYARPITTIVGKPLPLPKIENPSKKTVAKYHAIYVDALRQLFDQYKTKFGFSEAQELVVPQGFGVHITILIGSLLDSKFKTMLGKNRRASQSDLVESPRYDLSWCNRSSQWGAKEEGSASRQPWGFINCPVHSWSIWKVKLALSSWNYWGINSTGKFFSAAVTPTYLIPQQHLEVLGVLAP